A region from the Flavobacteriales bacterium genome encodes:
- a CDS encoding ribulose-phosphate 3-epimerase, with translation MPHIIAPSLLSADFADLKSAVQMVEESPAPWLHLDVMDGVFVPNISFGLPVIKAIRKYSKKVFDVHLMIVRPDQYINAFRDAGADVLTVHLEACTHLHRSIQAIKAAGMKAGVAINPHTPASALEEVLGEADLICVMSVNPGFGGQSFIEGTYAKLKRLEEMKAAQRSSVLLEIDGGVGTGNVTKLLEHGANVLVAGNSVFGAPDPKKAIADLSAVRS, from the coding sequence ATGCCGCACATCATAGCCCCTTCACTCCTCTCCGCCGACTTCGCCGACCTGAAAAGCGCCGTGCAGATGGTGGAGGAAAGCCCTGCGCCTTGGCTGCATCTGGACGTGATGGACGGCGTTTTCGTTCCCAACATCAGTTTCGGGCTGCCGGTGATCAAGGCCATCCGCAAGTACAGCAAGAAGGTCTTCGATGTCCACTTGATGATCGTGCGGCCCGACCAGTACATCAATGCCTTCCGCGACGCCGGGGCCGATGTGCTGACCGTTCACCTGGAAGCTTGCACGCATCTGCACCGGAGCATCCAAGCCATCAAAGCGGCCGGCATGAAAGCAGGTGTGGCCATCAACCCGCACACACCTGCCAGCGCGCTCGAGGAAGTGCTCGGCGAGGCGGACCTGATCTGCGTTATGAGCGTGAACCCTGGCTTCGGTGGGCAGTCGTTCATCGAGGGCACGTACGCCAAGTTGAAGCGCTTGGAGGAGATGAAAGCCGCGCAGCGCTCCAGTGTGTTACTGGAAATAGATGGTGGCGTGGGCACCGGCAACGTGACCAAATTATTGGAGCACGGCGCTAACGTGCTGGTGGCCGGCAACAGTGTGTTCGGCGCGCCTGATCCCAAGAAGGCCATCGCCGACCTGAGCGCCGTTCGTTCCTGA
- a CDS encoding acetyl-CoA carboxylase carboxyltransferase subunit beta yields MGWFTRVKEGITTATEEKKETPEGLWYKCPECSEIMTSEDHENALWVCAKCNYHEKIGSEEYFAILFDNNKFTEIGADLMAGDPLKFEDTKKYADRLKKSQADSGLKDALRAAYGKVDKHEAVVACMDFRFIGGSMGSVVGEKIAMAADVALKRKSPLVIISKSGGARMMEAGFSLMQMAKTSAKLTLLAKKGIPYISVVTDPTTGGVTASFAMLGDLNIAEPKALVAFAGPRVVRETIGRDLPEGFQTSEFLLEHGFLDKIVERKDLKKTLAAFFGFFKS; encoded by the coding sequence ATGGGCTGGTTCACACGCGTCAAGGAAGGCATCACCACCGCCACCGAGGAGAAGAAGGAAACCCCGGAGGGCCTGTGGTACAAGTGCCCGGAGTGCTCGGAGATCATGACCAGCGAAGACCACGAGAACGCCTTGTGGGTCTGCGCCAAGTGCAACTACCACGAGAAGATCGGCAGCGAGGAGTACTTCGCCATCCTCTTCGACAACAACAAATTCACCGAGATCGGCGCCGACCTGATGGCCGGTGACCCGCTGAAGTTCGAGGACACCAAGAAATACGCCGACCGTCTGAAGAAGAGCCAGGCGGATAGCGGACTGAAGGACGCCCTTCGCGCTGCCTACGGCAAGGTGGACAAGCACGAGGCCGTCGTCGCCTGTATGGACTTCCGGTTCATCGGTGGCAGTATGGGGAGTGTGGTGGGTGAGAAGATCGCGATGGCCGCCGATGTGGCCCTGAAGCGCAAGAGCCCCTTGGTCATCATCAGCAAAAGCGGCGGTGCCCGCATGATGGAGGCCGGCTTCAGCTTGATGCAGATGGCCAAGACCAGCGCGAAGCTCACCCTGTTGGCCAAAAAAGGCATCCCCTACATCAGCGTGGTCACCGACCCCACGACCGGGGGGGTTACTGCCAGCTTCGCCATGCTGGGCGACCTGAACATTGCCGAACCGAAGGCCTTGGTGGCCTTTGCGGGCCCCCGCGTCGTCCGGGAAACCATTGGCCGCGACCTGCCCGAAGGCTTCCAGACCAGCGAATTCCTGCTGGAGCACGGATTCTTGGACAAGATCGTGGAGCGCAAGGACCTGAAAAAAACGCTGGCGGCTTTCTTCGGGTTCTTCAAGAGCTAG
- a CDS encoding RNA polymerase sigma factor RpoD/SigA has translation MRQLKIVKQVTNRDTPSLDKYLTEIGKVKLITAAEEVELAQRIKRGDHTALEALTKANLRFVVSVAKQYQGQGLTLPDLISEGNLGLIKAATRFDETRGFKFISYAVWWIRQQILQSLAEQARIVRLPLNKIGSINRINKAFAKLEQEHERAPTAAELAEVLEMTLEEVKTSLNNSGRHVSMDAPLREGDDSGTMHDVMKNGDVPDPEEALMSDSLKTEIERSLDALTSREADVIRLYFGLKGNQPHTLEEIGQKFELTRERVRQIKEKAIRRLKHQGRSRTLKAYLG, from the coding sequence ATGAGGCAGTTGAAGATCGTGAAGCAGGTCACGAACCGCGACACACCGTCGTTGGACAAGTACCTGACGGAGATAGGCAAGGTGAAGTTGATCACGGCTGCCGAGGAAGTCGAGCTGGCGCAACGCATCAAACGCGGCGACCACACCGCACTGGAAGCGCTCACCAAAGCCAACCTTCGTTTCGTGGTATCGGTGGCCAAACAATACCAAGGCCAGGGCCTCACCCTGCCCGACCTCATCAGCGAAGGCAACCTCGGTCTCATCAAAGCGGCCACCCGCTTCGACGAGACGCGCGGTTTCAAGTTCATCAGCTATGCCGTGTGGTGGATCCGCCAACAGATCCTCCAGAGCCTGGCCGAGCAAGCACGCATCGTGCGCCTACCCCTCAACAAGATCGGCTCCATCAACCGCATCAACAAGGCCTTCGCCAAGTTGGAGCAGGAGCACGAACGCGCACCAACGGCCGCCGAACTGGCTGAGGTGCTGGAGATGACCCTCGAAGAGGTGAAGACCAGCCTCAACAACAGTGGCCGCCACGTGAGCATGGACGCCCCCTTGCGCGAGGGAGACGACAGCGGCACCATGCACGACGTGATGAAGAACGGCGACGTGCCCGATCCGGAAGAGGCCCTCATGAGCGACAGCCTGAAAACGGAGATCGAACGCTCATTGGATGCGCTCACCAGCCGCGAAGCCGATGTCATCCGCCTCTACTTCGGATTGAAGGGCAACCAGCCCCACACGCTGGAAGAGATCGGCCAGAAGTTCGAACTGACGCGCGAACGTGTGCGCCAGATCAAGGAGAAGGCCATCCGCCGATTGAAGCACCAGGGACGCAGCCGCACCTTGAAGGCGTACCTAGGTTAG
- a CDS encoding T9SS type A sorting domain-containing protein, with protein MINNPDQLGVACDIVQHGVVLPSYFMDSCPNHPNYHLGPLLGSPCDTLGLGVAEKPPPLSIGVHPNPSAGSFTVTYPAQAVVGTLEVRDVAGRLVLEERLPQWSQVHTVELEGAAAGIYHATLAWGGKRSTTRIAITGP; from the coding sequence GTGATCAATAACCCGGATCAGCTTGGTGTGGCGTGCGATATCGTGCAGCATGGGGTTGTATTGCCGTCATACTTCATGGATAGTTGCCCCAACCACCCCAACTACCACTTGGGCCCCTTGCTCGGCAGCCCGTGCGATACGCTTGGGCTGGGCGTGGCGGAGAAGCCGCCGCCGCTTAGCATAGGGGTTCATCCGAATCCGTCGGCGGGTTCGTTCACGGTTACCTACCCGGCGCAAGCGGTGGTGGGAACATTGGAGGTACGGGACGTGGCGGGAAGGTTGGTGCTGGAGGAGCGGTTGCCACAGTGGAGCCAAGTGCATACGGTGGAGTTGGAGGGTGCCGCTGCGGGCATCTACCACGCTACCTTGGCTTGGGGCGGTAAACGAAGCACAACACGGATAGCGATCACTGGACCATGA
- a CDS encoding polyribonucleotide nucleotidyltransferase yields the protein MRPQGITKTIDLGDGKAITIETGVLAKQADGAVTVRLGDTILLATVVATKEAREGIDFLPLQVEYREKFSAAGRFPGGFFKREARPSDHETLTSRLVDRALRPLFPDDFHGDTQVVVSLMSSDKKNQSDSIACLAAAAALAVSDIPFGGPVSEIRVTRVNGKFILNPTWEEAAGNDMDLIVAGTLTDILMVEGEMKEIQEADMIAAIKVAHDAIKVHCQALNELSAMVPKSQVKRTYNHENNDAAIGQLIHDFCYQKYYDIALVPSAKEERSANFAAVKEACLATLADEQKTDKAMLARFFKKTQKKAVRNVVLDKGIRLDGRKTTDIRPIWSEIDMLPGTHGSAIFTRGETQAINTVTLGSSMDEQTIDLATKKGSENFMLHYNFPSFSTGEVKPIRGPGRREVGHGNLALRALKPVIPPAPENPYTIRLNCDILESNGSSSMATVCSGTLALMDAGIKITAPVSGIAMGMISDGKRHAILSDILGDEDFLGDMDFKVTGTAKGITATQMDMKVDGLPYEVLAQALEQARQGRMHILGEMLKTIETPRADYKPHAPRIVTFDVPKESIGPIIGPGGRVIQEIQAETGAVVSIDEVDGRGIVEISSENKASIDAAVARIRAIAFPPQAEIGVTYKGKVKTLMPYGAFVEIFPGTDGLLHVSELDWKRVERVEDVLKEGELIEFQVTGKDPRSGKLKLSRRVLLPKPEGYVEREPAMEGERRERRDDRPRREFRDRGPRRDDRPRRDDHGPAPDQN from the coding sequence ATGAGACCACAAGGGATCACCAAGACCATCGACCTGGGCGATGGCAAAGCCATCACCATCGAAACCGGTGTGCTGGCCAAACAAGCCGACGGTGCTGTTACCGTTCGCCTCGGCGACACCATCCTGCTCGCCACCGTAGTGGCCACCAAGGAGGCCCGCGAGGGCATCGACTTCCTGCCCCTGCAGGTGGAATACCGCGAGAAGTTCAGCGCTGCCGGCCGTTTCCCGGGCGGCTTCTTCAAGCGCGAAGCACGCCCCAGCGACCACGAGACCCTGACCAGCCGACTGGTTGACCGCGCGCTGCGGCCGCTTTTCCCGGATGATTTCCACGGCGACACGCAAGTGGTGGTGTCGTTGATGAGCAGCGACAAGAAGAACCAGAGCGACTCCATCGCCTGCCTGGCCGCCGCGGCCGCGTTGGCCGTGAGCGACATCCCCTTCGGTGGCCCCGTGAGCGAGATCCGCGTGACCCGCGTGAACGGCAAGTTCATCCTGAACCCCACATGGGAGGAAGCCGCAGGCAACGACATGGACCTGATCGTGGCCGGCACGCTCACCGACATCCTGATGGTGGAAGGTGAGATGAAGGAGATCCAGGAAGCGGACATGATCGCTGCCATCAAGGTGGCGCATGATGCGATCAAGGTGCACTGCCAGGCGCTGAACGAACTGAGCGCCATGGTGCCCAAGAGCCAGGTGAAGCGCACCTACAACCACGAGAACAACGATGCGGCCATCGGCCAGTTGATCCACGACTTCTGCTACCAGAAGTACTACGACATCGCGTTGGTGCCCAGCGCCAAGGAAGAGCGTTCGGCCAATTTCGCCGCTGTAAAGGAGGCCTGCCTGGCCACCTTGGCCGACGAGCAGAAGACCGACAAGGCCATGCTGGCGCGCTTCTTCAAGAAGACCCAGAAGAAGGCCGTGCGCAACGTGGTGCTCGACAAGGGCATCCGCCTCGACGGCCGCAAGACCACGGACATCCGCCCCATCTGGAGCGAGATCGACATGCTGCCCGGCACGCACGGCAGTGCCATTTTCACCCGTGGTGAAACGCAGGCCATCAACACCGTTACGCTCGGTAGTTCGATGGACGAGCAGACCATCGACCTGGCCACCAAGAAGGGCAGCGAGAACTTCATGCTGCACTACAACTTCCCCAGCTTCAGCACGGGCGAAGTGAAGCCGATCCGCGGCCCCGGCCGTCGCGAAGTGGGCCACGGCAATCTGGCCCTGCGCGCACTGAAGCCGGTGATCCCGCCAGCACCGGAGAACCCGTACACGATCCGCCTGAACTGCGACATCCTGGAGAGCAACGGCTCCAGTTCGATGGCCACGGTGTGCAGCGGCACACTGGCACTGATGGACGCCGGCATCAAGATCACGGCGCCCGTAAGCGGCATTGCCATGGGCATGATCAGCGACGGCAAACGCCACGCGATCCTGAGCGACATCCTGGGCGACGAGGACTTCCTCGGCGATATGGATTTCAAAGTGACGGGCACTGCCAAGGGCATCACCGCCACGCAAATGGACATGAAGGTGGACGGCCTGCCCTACGAAGTGCTGGCGCAAGCACTGGAACAAGCGCGCCAAGGCCGCATGCACATCCTGGGCGAAATGCTCAAGACCATTGAGACACCGCGCGCCGACTACAAGCCGCACGCCCCGCGCATCGTCACCTTCGACGTGCCCAAGGAGAGCATCGGGCCCATCATCGGCCCGGGCGGCCGCGTGATCCAGGAGATCCAAGCCGAGACCGGTGCAGTGGTTTCCATCGACGAGGTGGACGGCCGCGGAATCGTGGAGATCAGCAGCGAGAACAAAGCGAGCATCGACGCCGCCGTGGCACGCATCCGCGCCATCGCGTTCCCGCCGCAAGCCGAGATCGGTGTCACCTACAAGGGCAAGGTGAAGACCTTGATGCCGTACGGCGCCTTCGTGGAGATCTTCCCGGGCACCGACGGTCTGTTGCACGTGAGCGAACTCGACTGGAAGCGCGTGGAGCGCGTGGAGGACGTCCTGAAAGAGGGCGAGCTGATCGAGTTCCAAGTGACCGGTAAGGACCCCCGCAGTGGCAAGCTGAAGTTGAGCCGCCGCGTGCTGTTGCCCAAGCCCGAAGGCTATGTGGAGCGCGAACCTGCAATGGAAGGTGAACGCCGCGAACGCCGTGATGATCGCCCCCGCCGCGAGTTCCGTGATCGTGGCCCACGTCGTGACGACCGCCCACGCCGTGACGACCATGGTCCGGCACCTGATCAAAACTGA
- a CDS encoding nucleotidyltransferase domain-containing protein, translated as MLHTTLERSATPTVESTVLSCAERAIIRALIYFDLFKHPLRRDEIMAFSSLHEGPSGDLDRALVNLLTKGLVAEADGHYALSRTGELASRRMCFSERAQSRMAKAHRNSKLIGSFPFVRAVMLSGSISKGVLDEQGDIDYFIITAPRRLWVARTLLVLYKKLFLLNSRRDFCVNYFIDTDHVAIEDRNIFTATEVVTLIPTYGPDVCREFFDANGWAFERFPNMPRERNLPHHAPPRQRQVISERLLCGSLGEWLDDAFMRLTYIRWKRKFSGMDARNFEHALRTRKYVSKHHPQGFQQRVLKALQERIRQFEREHGLSLA; from the coding sequence GTGCTGCACACCACACTCGAACGATCGGCAACGCCCACCGTGGAAAGCACCGTCCTTTCCTGCGCTGAGCGTGCGATCATCCGCGCCCTCATCTATTTCGACCTTTTCAAGCATCCGTTGCGGCGCGATGAGATCATGGCGTTCAGCTCCCTGCACGAAGGACCATCAGGAGACCTTGATCGTGCTCTGGTGAACCTGTTGACCAAGGGACTGGTCGCAGAAGCCGACGGCCACTACGCTCTCAGCCGCACCGGTGAACTTGCCTCCAGGCGAATGTGTTTCTCGGAGCGTGCACAAAGCCGCATGGCCAAGGCGCACCGCAACTCGAAGCTCATCGGCTCTTTCCCGTTCGTGCGGGCCGTTATGCTCAGCGGCAGCATCAGCAAAGGCGTTTTGGACGAGCAGGGAGACATCGACTACTTCATCATCACCGCACCACGCCGGTTGTGGGTGGCGCGCACGCTGCTCGTGCTGTACAAGAAGCTCTTCCTCCTGAACAGCCGTCGCGATTTCTGCGTGAACTACTTCATCGACACGGACCACGTGGCCATTGAGGACCGCAACATCTTCACGGCCACCGAGGTGGTTACGCTCATCCCCACTTACGGGCCGGACGTGTGCAGGGAATTTTTCGACGCGAACGGATGGGCATTCGAGCGGTTCCCGAACATGCCGCGGGAGCGGAACCTGCCGCACCACGCGCCCCCCCGACAGCGCCAGGTCATCTCCGAGCGTTTGCTGTGCGGCTCTTTGGGCGAGTGGCTTGACGACGCGTTCATGCGCCTGACCTACATCCGCTGGAAGCGCAAGTTCAGCGGTATGGATGCGCGCAATTTCGAACACGCGCTCCGCACGCGGAAGTACGTGAGCAAGCACCATCCGCAGGGTTTCCAACAGCGGGTGCTCAAAGCACTGCAGGAAAGGATCCGCCAGTTCGAGCGGGAGCATGGCCTCTCACTTGCCTGA
- the rpsO gene encoding 30S ribosomal protein S15, with protein sequence MYLTTETKREIFKKHGGDAKNTGGSESQIALFTERINHLTEHLKVNKKDHATEKSLVRLVGQRKQLLNYLKMYNIDRYRAIVSTLGLRK encoded by the coding sequence ATGTACCTGACCACCGAAACGAAACGCGAGATCTTCAAGAAGCACGGCGGCGACGCCAAGAACACCGGCGGCAGCGAAAGCCAGATCGCCCTGTTCACTGAGCGCATCAACCACCTCACCGAGCACTTGAAGGTGAACAAGAAGGACCACGCCACGGAAAAGAGCCTGGTGCGCCTGGTAGGCCAGCGCAAGCAGTTGCTCAACTACCTGAAGATGTACAACATCGACCGGTACCGTGCCATCGTCAGCACGCTCGGCCTGCGCAAGTAA